A genomic window from Syngnathus typhle isolate RoL2023-S1 ecotype Sweden linkage group LG18, RoL_Styp_1.0, whole genome shotgun sequence includes:
- the LOC133171471 gene encoding RNA-binding protein with serine-rich domain 1-A-like: MGLDLQIVPSPIKKGDDKGKQRGKRKPAASKDGAEKDQGKVKSQTRRAGSSGSSSSSSSSGSGSSSSSSTSSSGSSSSSSSSSSSSSPSPNRQRQNRRRSPSKSKVVKKDDRVRDRRRRSPASKSTKVYLGRLTRNVVKEHVQEIFSTYGKIKMIDMPMNRIHPHLSKGYAYIEFETPEEAEKALKHMDGGQIDGQEITVIAVLTPTVRPPPRRISPPRRMPPPPPMWRRSPPRMRRRSPRSPRRRSPVRRRSRSPVRRRHQSRSSSNSSR, translated from the exons ATGGGTCTTGATTTACAAAT TGTGCCTTCGCCAATCAAAAAGGGGGATGACAAGGGTAAGCAAAGAGGTAAACGGAAACCAGCCGCCTCAAAAGATGGGGCTGAAAAAGATCAGGGCAAAGTGAAGAGCCAAACACGCCGCGCTGGTTCAAGTGGGAGCAGCAG TTCAAGTTCCAGTAGCGGCTCGGGTTCAAGTTCCAGCTCATCCACAAGCTCCTCCGGTTCTTCGAGCTCCAGTTCATCctcatcgtcgtcgtcctcgCCAAGCCCCAACCGACAACGACAAAACAGACGGCGCTCCCCCTCAAA GTCCAAAGTGGTCAAGAAAGACGATCGGGTTCGCGACCGGCGACGGAGAAGTCCCGCTTCAAAATCTACCAAGGTCTACCTGGGCCGGCTGACAAGAAATGTCGTCAAG GAACATGTCCAGGAGATTTTCTCCACCTACGGCAAGATCAAGATGATTGACATGCCCATGAACCGGATTCACCCTCATCTGTCGAAGGGCTACGCCTACATCGAGTTTGAGACCCCCGAGGAAGCGGAGAAGGCACTCAAACACATGGATGGAG GGCAGATTGACGGTCAGGAGATTACAGTTATAGCCGTCCTGACTCCGACAGTGCGGCCCCCACCTCGGAGGATTTCGCCTCCCCGCAGAATGCCACCTCCACCCCCGATGTGGCGACGATCTCCGCCTCGAATGAGGAGGAG GTCTCCCCGGTCGCCAAGGCGACGCTCTCCAGTGCGGCGTAGGTCTCGATCACCTGTCCGCCGTCGCCACCAGTCCCGGTCCAGTTCCAACTCATCCCGCTAA
- the LOC133143246 gene encoding solute carrier family 2, facilitated glucose transporter member 11-like isoform X1 produces the protein MSHTKQAGNAQEEATSKSSGSKTLALTICCAAIGGTFEYGYNISIINSPTIYIQTFINDTYTERSGSSLATTHVTLVWTLIVSAFPLGGLVGALLAGPMAVRVGRKKSLLFNNSFLLLASVFVLLCRVARSFEMIILARFLVGINSGVSMNVQPMYFGESAPKHLRGAVAFSSAVFTAFGIFLGQVVGLTEVLGTEPLWHYLLASNMLPGLIQMLTLPWFPESPRYLLIDRGDREACVRALERLRDGGNPDLEIQEILEEQQKYSDLGSAASAKTPLSLFKDPDLRAQLWTVMVASSAMMLCGNDSIYFYASYIFLQADIPADKIQYATIGTGASELTASILSNLLIERVGRRCLLVGGYTLMSCWSIVFTVALTLQKQGVEGMPYLSMACVFAYILSFGLGPAGVTGILPAEIFDQSARPAAYMVAGSLMWLSLFLVGMIFPFIVKSLGSLCLLPFLAVCLLSAVFLGIMVPETKGKSLAEITEEFDKKNKRKIRAKRLDEPTEEFNMQAEVTSFSSLPEGLDLED, from the coding sequence ATGTCTCACACGAAGCAGGCAGGAAATGCCCAAGAAGAAGCAACCAGCAAATCATCAGGTTCCAAAACACTTGCTCTGACAATCTGCTGTGCTGCAATCGGAGGCACCTTCGAGTATGGATACAATATATCGATCATCAATTCTCCCACCATCTACATCCAGACGTTCATCAATGATACCTACACAGAACGCAGTGGGTCAAGCTTGGCGACCACTCACGTGACTCTGGTTTGGACTCTTATAGTATCAGCTTTCCCACTGGGAGGTCTCGTCGGGGCCCTTCTTGCTGGACCAATGGCAGTGCGCGTTGGAAGGAAAAAGTCTCTTCTCTTCAATAACTCATTTTTGCTCCTAGCGTCTGTTTTTGTTCTGCTGTGCAGAGTTGCAAGATCATTCGAGATGATCATCTTGGCTCGGTTCCTGGTGGGCATTAATTCAGGGGTCAGTATGAATGTCCAGCCGATGTACTTTGGGGAAAGCGCCCCGAAACATCTCAGGGGCGCTGTGGCGTTTTCATCTGCTGTTTTCACGGCCTTTGGGATTTTCTTAGGTCAAGTTGTGGGACTGACGGAGGTGTTGGGAACAGAACCTCTCTGGCACTACTTACTCGCCAGCAACATGCTTCCAGGGTTAATCCAGATGCTGACGCTACCCTGGTTCCCGGAAAGCCCTAGATATCTTCTCATCGACAGGGGGGACAGAGAAGCGTGCGTTCGGGCACTTGAACGACTCCGTGATGGCGGTAATCCAGATCTGGAGATACAGGAAATACTAGAAGAACAGCAAAAGTATTCCGATCTTGGCTCTGCAGCTTCTGCTAAAACACCCTTGTCGCTTTTTAAGGATCCCGACCTACGAGCTCAACTCTGGACTGTCATGGTGGCGAGCAGCGCCATGATGCTCTGCGGCAATGACTCCATCTACTTCTACGCGTCCTACATCTTCCTTCAGGCGGACATCCCTGCTGATAAAATCCAATACGCCACTATCGGCACAGGCGCGTCTGAACTGACCGCTTCCATCTTGAGCAACCTTTTGATCGAACGAGTCGGCCGCAGGTGTCTCCTGGTTGGCGGCTACACTCTTATGTCGTGTTGGTCCATCGTCTTCACCGTCGCTCTCACGCTCCAAAAACAAGGAGTCGAAGGAATGCCTTACCTCAGCATGGCGTGCGTGTTCGCCTATATCCTTAGCTTCGGCTTGGGCCCGGCTGGCGTTACCGGGATCCTGCCTGCGGAGATTTTCGACCAATCAGCTCGTCCGGCGGCTTACATGGTCGCCGGATCGCTCATGTGGCTCAGTCTGTTCTTAGTAGGAATGATTTTTCCCTTCATCGTCAAGAGCTTGGGTAGCCTTTGCCTGCTGCCGTTCTTAGCTGTATGTTTACTGTCGGCCGTGTTTTTAGGGATCATGGTCCCGGAGACCAAAGGCAAGAGCCTGGCTGAGATCACAGAAGAATTCGATAAAAAGAATAAACGGAAAATACGGGCAAAACGATTGGACGAGCCAACGGAGGAGTTCAACATGCAGGCGGAAGTCACCAGCTTCTCTTCCTTACCAGAAGGTCTTGACCTTGAAGACTGA
- the LOC133143246 gene encoding solute carrier family 2, facilitated glucose transporter member 11-like isoform X2, translating to MADPDLRAQLWTVMVASSAMMLCGNDSIYFYASYIFLQADIPADKIQYATIGTGASELTASILSNLLIERVGRRCLLVGGYTLMSCWSIVFTVALTLQKQGVEGMPYLSMACVFAYILSFGLGPAGVTGILPAEIFDQSARPAAYMVAGSLMWLSLFLVGMIFPFIVKSLGSLCLLPFLAVCLLSAVFLGIMVPETKGKSLAEITEEFDKKNKRKIRAKRLDEPTEEFNMQAEVTSFSSLPEGLDLED from the exons ATGGCG GATCCCGACCTACGAGCTCAACTCTGGACTGTCATGGTGGCGAGCAGCGCCATGATGCTCTGCGGCAATGACTCCATCTACTTCTACGCGTCCTACATCTTCCTTCAGGCGGACATCCCTGCTGATAAAATCCAATACGCCACTATCGGCACAGGCGCGTCTGAACTGACCGCTTCCATCTTGAGCAACCTTTTGATCGAACGAGTCGGCCGCAGGTGTCTCCTGGTTGGCGGCTACACTCTTATGTCGTGTTGGTCCATCGTCTTCACCGTCGCTCTCACGCTCCAAAAACAAGGAGTCGAAGGAATGCCTTACCTCAGCATGGCGTGCGTGTTCGCCTATATCCTTAGCTTCGGCTTGGGCCCGGCTGGCGTTACCGGGATCCTGCCTGCGGAGATTTTCGACCAATCAGCTCGTCCGGCGGCTTACATGGTCGCCGGATCGCTCATGTGGCTCAGTCTGTTCTTAGTAGGAATGATTTTTCCCTTCATCGTCAAGAGCTTGGGTAGCCTTTGCCTGCTGCCGTTCTTAGCTGTATGTTTACTGTCGGCCGTGTTTTTAGGGATCATGGTCCCGGAGACCAAAGGCAAGAGCCTGGCTGAGATCACAGAAGAATTCGATAAAAAGAATAAACGGAAAATACGGGCAAAACGATTGGACGAGCCAACGGAGGAGTTCAACATGCAGGCGGAAGTCACCAGCTTCTCTTCCTTACCAGAAGGTCTTGACCTTGAAGACTGA